ATCAGCGAGGTTGGGAACCGATTGGTAGGGGTTAGGAAGTTCGGTGCGATTCGTTCGATCCTATCGATTCGTGAAACCAATGGGCTTGCGCCTGTTTGAAGGATCTCCTCAGCCAACATCGGGATTCTAGCACGGTTTGAAGTGCGTGCAGGAATTGGTATCGGCCGATGGAATGATTGTGAATCGTGCTTGCGAATGACTCGCCCCATGCTCGAGTGCGGGATTTCACGTCGGTGAACGGATCACCGACGTTCGAATGGATTCTTTCAAGCCATGGAATGGCGTCGAGGGAATGATGCGAAAACACATGGAACCGTCCCGGTTAGCCAAGGAAGCCTTGCATGAACCGACCCACCCCCCCTCGTGGCAATCGCCTCACGGTTGAATCGCTGGAAACTCGTGAAGTCCTGTCGACGACACAGAGTTTCAACTTTGAGATGCCCACGGCACCGGCGTTGCCGTTGGATTGGTCCACCTGGAGCAGCCAAGCCAGTCAGCCTACCGGCGGCTATGTCACCAGCACCGTGCGGGCGACCAGTGGGGTGCAATCGCTGGCGAGCACTGGCAATAGCACACTTTCCGCGCGATTCTGGCAAAATGGACTCCACCCGTCGGATGTCGTCATTTCCGCCAATGTCCGCGTCGATTCGCTCATTCCCACGGAATTATTCACCCGCGGCAGCAATCTCGGCAGTGCCACCCCCACCTATTATGGCGTTTCGGTGGTGCGGGGAACTCAACTCGAATTGTTCTCGATGGTCAACGGCCAGCGCACCGTCTTGGCCACGCTGAAAACCAGCAACTATCTCAGCGGCGTCTGGATGCGAATCAGCCTGCGCACGGAAGGGCCGCAGATTAGCGTGCGGGCTCAGCGCTTGGATACCCAACAATGGCTGACCAACACGGGCACCTGGGCGACGCTGGCCAGTGACGCCATCCGCCTGAGTGATCGCACCATCAGCGGCGATGGCCATGTCGGGGTGGCGCGGCCGAATTCGTACAGCGGAACCGTCTACCTGGATGATCTGGAAATCCGCTCCATTGGCATTCCGGATCGCGTGGAAAATTTCGATAGCGACCCGCTTGGCCAAGTCCCCAGCGACTGGCGAAGTTTCAACAGCTCCTCGACCACGGGCAACGGATTCCGTGTCGATGGCAGTGGCACCGCGACCAGCGGCGGCCAAACGCTGATTTCCACGGGCCGCTCCAACGAAACCTCCCGAGCGTGGCTCGATGCATCGCAGTCGCCGAATGTCGAAATTAGCTCCGCTCTGTTTCTAGACTCGCTACTGCCCGCCCAAATGATTGTTCGCGGGCAAGGGCTGGATACCAATGCCCCGACGTATTATGCCGCCACGTTGACCCGCGGGTTGAACCTGCAAATCGTTAAAGTCGAAAATGGTGCCGAAACCGTCATCGGCTCCCTGCGATCGGTCGGCTATTTCAGCGGTCGCTGGGTGCGCGTCAACATGGTTGCCGAGGGCGATCAACTCCGCGTCCGCATTCAGCGGTTAGACACCAATCAATGGCTGAATTCCAGCGGGCAATGGCAGACTGCCGAAACCGTGGCCCTGCAAGTGACCGACCGCAGTATCGTCAATGGCGGCGATGTCGGGCTGGGACGCAAGGCCCAATACGCGGGCACACTGCGATTCGATGACTTCGTTCTGCTCGGCCACCAAGCCGATGTCGATGATCCGGTGGTGGTCATCAACACGCCTGCGCCGAACGTGACCGCTGCGGGCAGTGTGACCGTTTCCGCGTCTGTGACCGATCCCGGCGGGGTGCAGCGGGTCGAATTTCTGCTCAACGGCGTGGTGCGAGCCACCATGTTGCAGGGGCCGTTTTCGTGGACGTTCGATAGCCGTGGCCTGCCCGATGGCACCTACACGCTGATGGTGCGAGCGTATGATCGCTCCGGGAACATCGGCGTCAGCACGCAGACGCTGCGATTGGATAATTCCAGCCAGCGGCCGGCGATTCCCGAAATCCCCCGCAAATACTCGCATATTCGAGTGGCACAACTCGCCTACAGCGCCACCCCGGTGGGCGAATTCGAAGCGGAATTGTACCGCACCAGCATCGATTTGGTCGTAGCCAGCCAGCGATTCTTCGACACCTTCGAGGCCGCATCGCCAGATACGCCCAAGCTGGTCTATACCAACTTGTCGAATCTGTATCTGAATCTGCTGACCGATTGGCTCGCGTATGCCGATTCCAAGGGCGTTTCGCGGGAAGAAGCGTTCTATCATGTGGAGCAAGCGACGGCGTTCTTCGGTGATAGTCCATCGTCGGTGCCGGTGACGTGGCTGTGGAATGCGGCCCGTGGTTCGGCCAATCCCGCCAGTTGGCAAAGCGGCATGACCGATCTGCTCAACGCCAGCCGAGGGGTGAATTCGGATGCAATCGCCTTTGGTGCGCTCAACGAAGCTGTCTACCTGGGCTACACCGACAAGTTCAACGAACTCAATCTCACGGTGCAGAAAGCGGCTCAATTCGGCTGGAGCGGCATTGTCGAATATGTTTCCGCCGTCGATGCCCAGGGGAATCCCACCCAGTGGAAATCGTTGTTTGTCCGCGATACCACCGGCGGTCTGACGCGATCCGGCCAATGGCGATTCGACCCACCCGCCGATTGGGTGGCATCCTCGATCAATGGCAGTGCCCGATTGTTCCATCTGCGGGTGCGGACGATGAGCGGCGATTCCAGCGTCGCCCCCGTTGCTGGCACGATTTTCACGCCCGATTATGTGCAAGCGACCCGCGTGAATGGGCAAATTCGCGGCACGATTCCCGCATTTGATCGCGCTGCCGATCTGGACGGGGACGGCTTTTTGAACGACCGCGAATATGCGGGCCGCGCCGCCGGGAAAGATGCCCGGTTTGATTATCAATCGCGGGTGTTTTATCCCGCTTACGGGCAGATGCGGTTTGTCGTGAATCCCAGCTCGAAAGCGGTGCGGGATTGGTTTGTGGACCGCCACGTGGCCGAGGCCGAACAGATCGGCGAACTCGATGGCTTCTTTGTGGATAATTCCAACGGGCGGCTCATTATCAGCGGCATTGCCCTCCGCGAATCGACCGCATCGTATGCCCTCGATTACAGCGGCTTACTCGGCGAATTGAGCCAAGCCTTGCAGCCCCGGTGGTTGTTGGCCAACACATCGCCAGCCGTCGCGGAGACCGATAACGTCGTCCGCCAGACTGCCGCCACCATGGAAGAATTCGCCATTCGGGCGGAAAATCATAGCTGGCAGATGTTCCAAAATACGGCCAACATGGTCCAACGGCGGCTCTCGCTGCTCTCCCCCACGCCGTATGTCATTCTCGATTCCGTTGCATCGACCGAGGCGAATCAGACCAATCCCGATACGCTCATGGCGACGTTGGCGTATTACTATCTGATTGGCGATGCCGATCGCACCTTCTTGATGCTGTTCGGCGGCCAGAATCCCTCGACCACCTGGAAGGAACACTGGACCGACGCGATTCGCTACGATGTCGGGCAAGCGCTCGATACCTGGTCGCAGTTCGCTTCCGGGGCCGATCCCACGAATTCCCGGTTGGAATATCGCATCTACCAACGCAATTATCAGAATGCGTTGGTGCTGTATAAACCGCTCTCGTTCGGCAGCAATGTCACGGGGCAACTTGGCGGCAACACCAGTACCACGCACCAACTCAACGGCCAATATCGCGAGTTGCGTTCCGATGGCACGCTGGGGCCGGTTGTCTCGTCGATCACCTTGGCCAATGGGCGGGGCGCGGTGATGGTTCGGGCGTGAGATTGTGACGGTCCGCGCGAGCGTAGGTTTGAGGAAATTGGAAAATTTTCTCAAGCCCGTCGCGCAAGTCTCGCAGGGCGGGGGATTCCTACCGTAAAATGGTAGCAGTCCCCACACCGCGAGATTCTCCCATGCTCACTCACTGGCTCCAACGCTTGATCGGCAAGGCTCCGCAGCAA
This DNA window, taken from Tuwongella immobilis, encodes the following:
- a CDS encoding Ig-like domain-containing protein, with translation MNRPTPPRGNRLTVESLETREVLSTTQSFNFEMPTAPALPLDWSTWSSQASQPTGGYVTSTVRATSGVQSLASTGNSTLSARFWQNGLHPSDVVISANVRVDSLIPTELFTRGSNLGSATPTYYGVSVVRGTQLELFSMVNGQRTVLATLKTSNYLSGVWMRISLRTEGPQISVRAQRLDTQQWLTNTGTWATLASDAIRLSDRTISGDGHVGVARPNSYSGTVYLDDLEIRSIGIPDRVENFDSDPLGQVPSDWRSFNSSSTTGNGFRVDGSGTATSGGQTLISTGRSNETSRAWLDASQSPNVEISSALFLDSLLPAQMIVRGQGLDTNAPTYYAATLTRGLNLQIVKVENGAETVIGSLRSVGYFSGRWVRVNMVAEGDQLRVRIQRLDTNQWLNSSGQWQTAETVALQVTDRSIVNGGDVGLGRKAQYAGTLRFDDFVLLGHQADVDDPVVVINTPAPNVTAAGSVTVSASVTDPGGVQRVEFLLNGVVRATMLQGPFSWTFDSRGLPDGTYTLMVRAYDRSGNIGVSTQTLRLDNSSQRPAIPEIPRKYSHIRVAQLAYSATPVGEFEAELYRTSIDLVVASQRFFDTFEAASPDTPKLVYTNLSNLYLNLLTDWLAYADSKGVSREEAFYHVEQATAFFGDSPSSVPVTWLWNAARGSANPASWQSGMTDLLNASRGVNSDAIAFGALNEAVYLGYTDKFNELNLTVQKAAQFGWSGIVEYVSAVDAQGNPTQWKSLFVRDTTGGLTRSGQWRFDPPADWVASSINGSARLFHLRVRTMSGDSSVAPVAGTIFTPDYVQATRVNGQIRGTIPAFDRAADLDGDGFLNDREYAGRAAGKDARFDYQSRVFYPAYGQMRFVVNPSSKAVRDWFVDRHVAEAEQIGELDGFFVDNSNGRLIISGIALRESTASYALDYSGLLGELSQALQPRWLLANTSPAVAETDNVVRQTAATMEEFAIRAENHSWQMFQNTANMVQRRLSLLSPTPYVILDSVASTEANQTNPDTLMATLAYYYLIGDADRTFLMLFGGQNPSTTWKEHWTDAIRYDVGQALDTWSQFASGADPTNSRLEYRIYQRNYQNALVLYKPLSFGSNVTGQLGGNTSTTHQLNGQYRELRSDGTLGPVVSSITLANGRGAVMVRA